In Terriglobia bacterium, a genomic segment contains:
- a CDS encoding electron transfer flavoprotein subunit beta/FixA family protein yields the protein MNIIVCIKQVPAKDAPLAMAGNWIKETDIGFEMNEPDTYALEEALRLKEKHGGEVIALSLGPERVKQTIKEALAKGADRAIHVADDNFSQLDPLGTARALAAAIQKEKCDLVLTGLQSDDQGFGQTGVLLAAILNLPHATIIMQIEVDGGKMKLKRELEAGWFQWMECPLPAVLSIQSGINKVRYATLKGIMAAKKKEIATITRESLGVSGEVTQRVERLYVPSKSKQTEFLTGPAKEVAAKLVEKLKFEARVI from the coding sequence ATGAACATCATCGTATGCATCAAGCAGGTCCCCGCCAAGGACGCCCCGCTGGCCATGGCCGGAAACTGGATCAAGGAAACCGACATTGGCTTCGAGATGAACGAGCCGGACACCTACGCCCTCGAAGAGGCCCTGCGCCTCAAGGAAAAGCACGGCGGCGAAGTGATCGCCCTGTCCCTGGGGCCGGAGCGCGTCAAGCAGACCATCAAGGAAGCGCTGGCCAAGGGCGCCGACCGCGCCATCCACGTCGCCGACGACAATTTCTCTCAGCTCGATCCCCTGGGCACCGCGCGCGCCCTGGCCGCCGCCATCCAGAAGGAAAAGTGCGACCTGGTGCTCACCGGCCTGCAGAGCGACGACCAGGGCTTCGGCCAGACCGGCGTGCTCCTCGCCGCCATCCTCAATCTCCCGCACGCCACGATCATCATGCAGATCGAAGTTGACGGCGGAAAGATGAAGCTCAAGCGCGAACTGGAGGCCGGCTGGTTCCAGTGGATGGAATGCCCGCTGCCCGCGGTGCTCTCCATCCAGTCCGGCATCAACAAGGTGCGCTACGCCACGCTCAAGGGCATCATGGCCGCCAAGAAAAAGGAGATCGCCACCATCACCCGCGAATCCCTGGGCGTTTCCGGCGAGGTTACGCAGCGCGTCGAGCGCCTCTACGTGCCCAGCAAGTCCAAGCAGACCGAATTTCTGACCGGCCCGGCCAAGGAAGTGGCCGCGAAGCTGGTGGAAAAACTCAAGTTCGAAGCGCGCGTGATCTAG
- a CDS encoding lysophospholipid acyltransferase family protein — translation MSTSPAAGGAPQEPVSSHYDTRLPRLPLTRRLQIPLIAAAVYSVIRALGPTLRYEIHGWQHAGRVYAAKQRCIWAFWHRVIIPIAWWARNRGIVILNTTAFDGQWTRKVIEWLGFGTAQGSSSRGGLRGLAVMAQRLEEGLDVGFTIDGPRGPRYVAKPGPVMLARRTGCPVMVFHIGVDRGITFEKTWDRFLLPKPFARAVILFAPPIYVPADAGRDLLDAKHAEMQRALERVRDIAESWYSLTAAERAQYCAEFDQ, via the coding sequence ATGAGCACTTCGCCGGCAGCGGGCGGCGCTCCCCAGGAGCCCGTCAGTTCACATTACGATACGCGGCTGCCCCGGCTGCCGCTGACCCGGCGCCTGCAGATCCCGCTGATCGCCGCGGCCGTCTACAGCGTCATCCGCGCCCTCGGCCCCACCCTGCGCTACGAAATTCACGGTTGGCAGCACGCCGGGCGCGTCTACGCCGCGAAGCAGCGCTGCATCTGGGCCTTCTGGCACCGCGTGATTATTCCCATCGCCTGGTGGGCGCGCAATCGCGGCATCGTCATCCTCAATACCACCGCCTTCGACGGCCAGTGGACCCGCAAGGTCATCGAGTGGCTGGGCTTCGGCACTGCCCAGGGCAGCTCCAGCCGCGGCGGCCTGCGCGGCCTCGCGGTCATGGCCCAGCGTCTGGAGGAAGGCCTGGACGTGGGCTTCACCATCGACGGCCCGCGCGGCCCGCGTTACGTGGCCAAGCCCGGCCCGGTGATGCTCGCCCGCCGCACGGGTTGCCCCGTCATGGTCTTCCACATCGGCGTGGACCGCGGCATCACCTTCGAAAAGACCTGGGACCGCTTCCTCCTGCCCAAGCCCTTCGCGCGCGCCGTCATCCTCTTCGCCCCGCCCATCTATGTCCCGGCGGACGCCGGCCGCGACCTGCTCGATGCCAAGCACGCCGAAATGCAGCGCGCCCTCGAACGCGTCCGTGACATCGCCGAATCCTGGTATTCCCTCACCGCGGCCGAACGCGCGCAGTATTGCGCCGAATTCGACCAGTAG
- a CDS encoding type II toxin-antitoxin system HicB family antitoxin, which translates to MKLEEYKPILYRQEDGSWVAEVPAIPGCYALMNTREAALEELRLVFRMIPQEYREKGLLLPT; encoded by the coding sequence ATGAAACTCGAAGAGTACAAACCCATTCTCTACCGGCAGGAAGATGGCTCGTGGGTTGCGGAGGTTCCCGCCATCCCGGGTTGTTATGCTCTGATGAACACTCGAGAAGCCGCACTTGAGGAGTTACGTCTCGTCTTTCGGATGATCCCGCAAGAGTATCGCGAGAAGGGTCTTCTGCTTCCCACCTGA
- a CDS encoding electron transfer flavoprotein subunit alpha/FixB family protein has translation MKILVVTEQHQGKWNATSFETLAAAQQIAKETSGSVSAVVIGKAVAALAGELAAKNVAEVILVEHDLLDAYTPDGYCVALAQVITAAQPDLVFFPHSYQVRDFAPQLAASLNKGMVADCIAVRNAAGKLTFVRQMFQGKTAADVTFQGAGPWFASFQTGAFRADLLAAHPSGKAPVNKAAIDLQPGQIRTRPLELFREAKQAVDLTQAPVIVAIGRGIKAPENIAQAEALAKAIGGEIAASRPICDEGWLPMERQIGSSGQTVAPKLYLALGISGAIQHVVGMKGSRTIVAVNKDQNAPIFEIADYGIVADIFEIMPALTEALEKAKSS, from the coding sequence ATGAAAATCCTCGTCGTCACCGAACAACACCAGGGCAAGTGGAACGCCACGAGCTTCGAAACTCTGGCCGCCGCCCAGCAGATTGCCAAGGAGACCTCCGGCAGCGTCAGCGCCGTGGTCATCGGCAAAGCCGTCGCCGCGCTGGCCGGCGAGCTGGCCGCGAAAAACGTCGCCGAAGTCATCCTTGTCGAGCACGACCTGCTCGACGCCTACACTCCCGATGGCTACTGCGTCGCGCTCGCCCAGGTCATCACCGCGGCCCAGCCCGACCTCGTCTTCTTCCCGCACAGCTATCAGGTGCGGGACTTCGCTCCCCAGCTCGCCGCGTCTCTCAACAAGGGCATGGTCGCCGACTGCATCGCCGTGCGCAACGCAGCCGGCAAGCTGACCTTCGTCCGCCAGATGTTTCAGGGAAAAACCGCCGCCGACGTCACCTTCCAGGGCGCGGGCCCGTGGTTTGCTTCCTTCCAGACCGGCGCCTTTCGCGCGGATCTCCTCGCCGCGCATCCCTCCGGCAAAGCCCCGGTGAACAAGGCCGCCATTGACCTCCAGCCCGGGCAGATCCGCACCAGGCCGCTGGAGCTCTTCCGCGAAGCCAAGCAGGCCGTGGACCTCACCCAGGCCCCGGTGATCGTAGCCATCGGCCGCGGCATCAAGGCCCCGGAAAATATCGCCCAGGCCGAAGCCCTGGCCAAGGCCATCGGCGGGGAAATCGCCGCCTCCCGCCCCATCTGCGACGAAGGCTGGCTGCCCATGGAGCGCCAGATCGGCAGCTCCGGCCAGACCGTGGCCCCCAAGCTGTATCTCGCTCTGGGCATCAGCGGCGCCATCCAGCACGTCGTGGGCATGAAGGGTTCGCGCACCATCGTGGCCGTCAACAAGGACCAGAACGCCCCCATTTTCGAAATCGCCGACTATGGCATCGTCGCCGACATCTTCGAGATCATGCCCGCCCTCACCGAAGCCCTGGAAAAAGCCAAATCCTCGTAA
- a CDS encoding electron transfer flavoprotein-ubiquinone oxidoreductase: protein MTVQREQLEADVLIVGAGPAGLSCALHLANLIQKHNASGAKPELSAENIYVLEKGREIGAHQLSGAILNPAALRELVPDFETSAPLDTPVTDSALLYFTKGASLRAPITPPPFQNKGNYVVSLSKLTKWLGGLVEKTGVNLFTQFGGAQLIYQGDGIAGVITEDKGLDKNGKPKDNYTPGYELRAKVTVLAEGPRGSLTKDLVARKNLGNINPQSYGLGIKELWEVQPGRVQPGYVAHTMGWPVSTDMYGGGWIYGLTGNRVSIGLVIALEYADPQFDPHAAFQTWKTHPVLKSMLDGGKIVRYGAKTLPYGGWYSMPRNYVDGALIVGDSGSFLDSQRLKGIHLAMKSGMLAAETIFDALVAGDTSAARLSAYKQKIDQSYIRKELRAVRNFHQSFQHGFLGGFFHAGLQMLTGGRGLIDPMRAHAGYEAYRKIDGRPAPERFQGDGKLTFDRLTDVYHSGTRHDEDQPCHLHVADTNVCATKCVTEYGNPCQYFCPAAVYEMAREKGEIRLKINPANCVHCKTCDIADPYQIITWVVPEGGGGPNYEGM from the coding sequence ATGACCGTCCAACGCGAACAACTGGAAGCCGATGTCCTCATCGTCGGGGCGGGGCCCGCGGGACTTTCCTGCGCCCTGCACCTCGCCAACCTCATCCAGAAGCACAACGCCTCCGGCGCCAAGCCTGAACTCTCCGCCGAAAACATCTACGTGCTGGAAAAGGGCCGGGAGATCGGCGCGCACCAGCTTTCCGGCGCCATCCTGAACCCCGCGGCGCTGCGCGAGCTGGTCCCGGATTTCGAAACCTCCGCGCCGCTGGATACGCCGGTGACCGACAGCGCGCTGCTCTATTTCACGAAAGGCGCATCGCTGCGGGCGCCCATCACCCCGCCGCCTTTTCAGAACAAGGGCAATTACGTCGTATCGCTGAGCAAGCTCACGAAGTGGCTGGGCGGGCTGGTCGAGAAGACCGGCGTCAACCTCTTCACGCAATTCGGCGGCGCGCAGCTGATCTACCAGGGCGATGGCATCGCCGGCGTCATCACCGAGGACAAGGGCCTGGACAAGAACGGCAAGCCCAAGGATAACTACACCCCGGGCTACGAGCTGCGCGCCAAGGTCACCGTGCTGGCCGAGGGCCCGCGCGGCTCGCTGACCAAAGATCTCGTCGCCAGGAAAAATCTTGGCAACATCAACCCGCAGAGCTACGGCCTCGGCATCAAGGAGCTGTGGGAAGTGCAGCCGGGCCGCGTCCAGCCGGGCTACGTCGCCCACACCATGGGCTGGCCGGTCTCTACCGACATGTACGGCGGCGGCTGGATCTACGGCCTCACCGGCAACCGCGTTTCCATCGGCCTGGTGATCGCCCTGGAATACGCCGACCCGCAGTTCGATCCTCACGCCGCGTTCCAGACGTGGAAGACACATCCCGTCCTGAAGAGCATGCTCGACGGCGGCAAGATCGTGCGTTATGGCGCCAAGACCCTGCCCTATGGCGGGTGGTACTCCATGCCCCGCAATTACGTGGACGGCGCCCTCATCGTCGGCGATTCCGGCAGCTTCCTCGATTCCCAGCGCCTCAAGGGCATCCACCTGGCGATGAAGAGCGGCATGCTCGCCGCCGAGACGATCTTCGATGCCCTCGTCGCCGGCGACACCTCGGCCGCAAGACTTTCCGCCTATAAGCAGAAGATCGACCAGAGCTACATCCGCAAAGAGCTGCGCGCCGTGCGCAATTTCCACCAGTCCTTCCAGCACGGTTTTCTCGGCGGTTTCTTCCACGCCGGCCTGCAGATGCTCACCGGCGGCCGGGGCCTGATCGATCCCATGCGCGCGCATGCGGGTTACGAAGCCTATCGCAAGATCGACGGCCGCCCCGCTCCGGAGCGCTTCCAAGGCGACGGCAAGCTCACCTTCGACCGCCTCACCGACGTCTATCACTCCGGCACGCGCCACGACGAGGACCAGCCCTGCCATCTCCACGTCGCGGACACCAACGTCTGCGCCACGAAGTGCGTCACCGAGTACGGCAACCCCTGCCAGTATTTCTGCCCCGCAGCCGTCTATGAAATGGCCCGGGAAAAGGGCGAGATCCGCCTGAAGATCAACCCCGCCAACTGCGTGCACTGCAAGACCTGCGACATCGCCGACCCCTACCAGATCATCACCTGGGTGGTCCCCGAAGGCGGCGGGGGCCCCAACTACGAAGGCATGTGA